In the Bacteroidota bacterium genome, CCGGCTTGTTAACCAGCCCTTCGGACAGACCTTAATCAATCCATCGTAATGGGACAACGCAGCGCATCTTACGACAAGTCCATGGATCGGGATGGGCGCACCTATGCGTATCAAAAAACGGAAGCCGGCGAAACCATTGTGGATGGCATAGCTGTTTCCCGCGGTATAGCGATTGGCAAGGCCTACAAATATGCGCGTACCGAAATAACAGTGAGCAAACGCCAACTGCCTGATGCCCAATTGGCAGAAGAAGTTGAACGATTCAGGGATGCTGTAAAAGCTGCTGAGCGAGAGCTGACCAAGATTACA is a window encoding:
- a CDS encoding phosphoenolpyruvate-utilizing N-terminal domain-containing protein is translated as MGQRSASYDKSMDRDGRTYAYQKTEAGETIVDGIAVSRGIAIGKAYKYARTEITVSKRQLPDAQLAEEVERFRDAVKAAERELTKITTVAREKLGEGSASIFEAQALMLKDEVLLASVTELITRDNVNAGFAVDAFISESRKRMEASGSDYFR